The Catenulispora sp. GP43 genome includes a window with the following:
- a CDS encoding AAA family ATPase — MPRFILTGTPGSGKTAILRRLELDGLAVVEEAATDVISLNQARGIDEPWSGPDFIDEIVALQRRRQLTIGEHQIGPVLFDRSPICTYALALFLGHPVGQCLAAELDRIRDQAIYDRRVFFVKSQGFIAPTAARRISLDDALRFEAIHAEAYRSMGYNLVTIEPGPLDTRAAQVRALVSPSVRPSSR; from the coding sequence ATGCCCCGCTTCATCCTGACCGGCACGCCGGGCTCGGGCAAAACGGCCATCCTGCGCCGGCTCGAACTGGACGGTCTGGCCGTCGTCGAGGAAGCCGCCACCGACGTCATCTCCCTCAACCAGGCCCGCGGCATCGACGAACCCTGGTCCGGTCCCGACTTCATCGACGAGATCGTCGCGTTGCAGCGACGACGCCAGCTCACCATCGGCGAGCACCAGATCGGACCGGTCCTGTTCGACCGGTCCCCGATCTGCACCTACGCCCTGGCCCTGTTCCTCGGCCACCCCGTCGGACAGTGCCTCGCCGCCGAACTCGACCGCATTCGTGACCAGGCGATCTACGACCGCCGTGTCTTCTTCGTCAAGAGCCAGGGCTTCATCGCCCCGACAGCCGCTCGGCGCATCAGCCTGGACGACGCGCTCCGCTTCGAGGCGATCCACGCCGAGGCATACCGCTCCATGGGCTACAACCTCGTCACCATCGAACCCGGCCCGCTAGACACCCGCGCCGCCCAGGTACGGGCCCTGGTATCACCGTCAGTGCGGCCCTCTTCCCGGTGA
- a CDS encoding substrate-binding domain-containing protein, with amino-acid sequence MASAVLAFCFFAAGVGPAPASAAAYVPITGAGSTWVGNAMNQWTSQVAQQGVQVSYAGTGSTDGRIQFRGGSVDFAVSDVPYGLVDKGVVDPLPAQPFAYAPIAGNGLAFMYHLTSGGHEITGLRLDPVTGAKVFTGVITTGNDPEIAGENPGVALPAREIVPVVRSDGAGTSAQLTAWFANQPSLAPIWNAYCAASGRATPCGQTSYYPVPSSAGAHFVAQSLDTGVADYVAQPSSEGAITYTGYSYALQSGFPVAKLLNAGGAYVLPAAGNVAVALQSARVDAQGLADVSRVYTSGDPRAYPLSNVSYMIVPLSTAAPFTTAKGLTLGTFADYALCPGQQTLAQQGSAPLAPSIVQTSLATIAKVPGAGDNASPACTDQTAALIADTPQPPPCDMAGSTVSCTTGANPVPALAISPGGAAHQGDPVSFTATVDPGLAGTFTLAVTAGPQPATPLTFADVDGTGNLVLTTLAAGSYEFVVSFTPSGGPAWTTSSQPVDITIAPINHAPVETVTTVLPPGALAIAVSGAPTVVLPDTVLNPAGDLFQTTGALTPIVVTDNRAASPGWTATATVTDFSDTAGHSFDGANLGWTPSVIDTSPAQTVTAGPSVAPNANGGLKAGTTLASCSGLGTVHLGAALQLDVPTSTIAGTYTATMTFTVL; translated from the coding sequence GTGGCTTCAGCCGTCCTGGCATTCTGCTTCTTCGCGGCCGGGGTGGGCCCGGCGCCGGCGAGCGCGGCGGCGTACGTGCCCATCACCGGAGCCGGGTCGACGTGGGTCGGGAACGCGATGAACCAGTGGACGTCGCAGGTCGCGCAGCAGGGGGTTCAAGTCTCCTATGCCGGCACCGGGTCGACTGACGGCCGGATCCAGTTCCGCGGCGGATCGGTGGACTTCGCGGTCAGCGACGTTCCGTACGGCCTGGTCGACAAAGGGGTCGTCGATCCGCTGCCCGCGCAGCCGTTCGCCTACGCCCCGATCGCCGGGAACGGCCTGGCCTTCATGTACCACCTGACCTCCGGCGGGCATGAGATCACCGGTCTGCGGCTGGACCCGGTCACCGGCGCCAAGGTCTTCACCGGTGTCATCACCACGGGGAACGATCCTGAGATCGCGGGCGAGAACCCCGGCGTCGCGCTCCCGGCACGGGAGATCGTGCCGGTGGTGCGCTCGGACGGGGCGGGGACCTCCGCGCAGCTGACGGCGTGGTTCGCGAACCAGCCCTCGCTCGCGCCGATCTGGAACGCGTACTGTGCGGCGAGCGGTCGGGCAACGCCTTGCGGCCAGACGTCTTACTACCCGGTGCCGTCGTCGGCCGGCGCGCATTTCGTGGCGCAGTCGTTGGACACCGGCGTCGCCGATTACGTCGCCCAGCCCAGTTCGGAAGGCGCGATCACCTATACCGGGTACTCCTACGCGCTTCAGTCCGGTTTCCCTGTAGCGAAGCTGCTCAATGCGGGCGGAGCGTATGTCCTGCCGGCTGCCGGCAACGTCGCCGTCGCGCTGCAGAGCGCGAGGGTGGATGCTCAGGGGCTCGCCGACGTCAGCCGTGTCTACACGAGCGGGGATCCGCGTGCTTATCCGCTGTCGAACGTCAGCTACATGATCGTCCCGCTGTCGACGGCGGCCCCCTTCACGACCGCCAAGGGCCTGACCCTGGGCACGTTCGCCGACTACGCGCTGTGTCCGGGCCAGCAGACACTCGCCCAGCAGGGATCCGCGCCGCTGGCGCCGTCGATCGTGCAGACGTCGCTGGCCACCATCGCCAAGGTGCCCGGAGCCGGTGACAACGCGAGCCCGGCCTGCACGGATCAGACAGCCGCGCTGATCGCGGACACGCCGCAACCACCACCGTGCGACATGGCCGGCAGCACGGTCTCCTGCACCACCGGCGCGAATCCGGTGCCCGCGCTCGCGATCTCGCCCGGCGGCGCGGCGCACCAAGGCGACCCGGTGTCCTTCACCGCGACCGTCGACCCCGGCCTCGCCGGAACGTTCACACTGGCCGTGACAGCAGGGCCGCAGCCCGCGACGCCCTTGACGTTCGCGGACGTCGACGGCACCGGGAACTTGGTGCTGACCACCCTCGCGGCGGGCAGCTACGAGTTCGTCGTCTCGTTCACCCCCAGCGGCGGCCCGGCGTGGACCACGTCGAGCCAGCCGGTCGACATCACCATCGCACCGATCAACCATGCCCCGGTGGAGACGGTGACCACGGTCCTGCCGCCGGGCGCCCTCGCGATCGCGGTCTCCGGCGCCCCGACCGTGGTGCTCCCCGACACGGTCCTGAACCCCGCGGGCGACCTCTTCCAGACGACAGGTGCCCTGACCCCGATCGTCGTCACCGACAACCGCGCGGCCTCCCCCGGCTGGACGGCCACCGCCACGGTCACCGACTTCAGCGACACGGCGGGCCACTCCTTCGACGGAGCGAACCTGGGCTGGACCCCGTCGGTCATCGACACATCACCCGCGCAGACGGTCACGGCGGGTCCAAGCGTCGCGCCGAACGCGAACGGCGGGTTGAAGGCCGGCACGACCCTGGCGAGTTGCAGCGGGCTCGGCACCGTGCACCTCGGTGCGGCGCTGCAGTTGGACGTGCCCACGAGTACGATCGCCGGGACGTACACGGCGACGATGACGTTCACGGTGTTGTGA
- a CDS encoding aspartate/glutamate racemase family protein yields MRKIGLIGGMSWESTAEYYRLLNQGVQERLGGLHSARVVVSSVDFAPIEQMQQNGDWAASGDVLAAEARALQAAGAELIMIGTNTMHKVYDQVAAAVGCPVLHLGDVTARAVRAAGLDRIGLLATRYTMEQDFYRQRLSAGGVESLIPDEADRQQVQRIIYDELCVGVVTRESRDLLIEIGQRLVARGARGIVLGCTELELSVRIDDLAVPIFPTTALHCRAALDMALEPHS; encoded by the coding sequence ATGCGGAAAATCGGCCTGATCGGCGGCATGAGCTGGGAATCGACCGCCGAGTACTATCGGCTCCTGAACCAGGGCGTCCAGGAGCGTCTGGGCGGTCTGCACTCGGCCCGGGTGGTCGTCTCGTCGGTGGACTTCGCGCCGATCGAGCAGATGCAGCAGAACGGCGACTGGGCGGCGTCCGGCGACGTGCTGGCCGCCGAGGCCCGGGCGCTCCAGGCGGCGGGCGCCGAGCTGATCATGATCGGCACCAACACGATGCACAAGGTCTACGACCAGGTCGCGGCGGCGGTCGGCTGCCCGGTGCTGCACCTGGGCGACGTCACGGCGCGGGCGGTCCGGGCCGCCGGGCTCGACCGCATCGGCCTGCTGGCCACTCGCTACACGATGGAGCAGGACTTCTACCGGCAGCGCCTCTCGGCCGGCGGGGTGGAGTCGCTGATCCCGGACGAGGCGGACCGCCAGCAGGTGCAGAGGATCATTTACGACGAGCTCTGCGTCGGTGTCGTGACCCGGGAATCGCGCGACCTGCTGATCGAGATCGGGCAGCGGCTGGTGGCCCGGGGAGCCCGCGGGATCGTCCTGGGATGCACTGAGCTCGAACTCAGCGTCCGGATCGACGACCTCGCGGTTCCCATCTTCCCGACCACCGCGCTGCATTGCCGGGCGGCGCTCGACATGGCGCTCGAGCCGCACAGTTGA
- a CDS encoding fibronectin type III domain-containing protein translates to MKASLALAVVTVLGAVGSATAPAAASGGAPSFVQQATAHASNVSTLSAKPAAAVTAGDRMIVEVGVWSSGAATAGSVTDSAGNAYTELTHFTASDGTELSVWTAPVTAGGGSALTVTAKPTSTADVGVAALEYSGVSSAGGASVVDVQAHNTGKTGAAGTVASGATGATTGAGELALGFYADSGFGDTITPGSGFTGRANVSNAGNMEVAVEDAVTSAAGATPNAAFGTGGSTVWLAATVVLKAENSGTATVPGTPTGLAAVAGSASATLTWTAPPDGGSPLTSYTVTPYADGVPGTPTVVTGTPPTPSVTVSGLSNAVPYTFTVSAANAVGAGPVSQPSNSVVPDPVPAGQFGPLQTSPIVAVHSVVLDDGKDLQWDGWETPEPTYLHDPAAGTYTEITAPSSIFCAGNAKLPDGRVLVVGGYGASSTGNLGIVDTTIFNPATQTWSRVADMHLPRWYPDLTELPDGRYVAISGNSSGANVWADTPEIYDPVANTWTELSAINTSQVHEEEYPFSYLAPNGKVFTIGPSEDVSYWLDANAQTWTSVGASGLKNGSSVMYRPGQILYSGGSPSVTSTTTAVAGAATIDLTSATPTWQPVAPMNYPRVYHTLTMLADGRVLAIGGEPTSNQDTVTSGVLPAEIWDPATKQWTTIGSIAAARNYHSTAVLEPDGTVLIAGGGHEESTSDPGQYNSQVYSPSYLFNGPRPTITAGPGSAQYGAAMTVTTPDAASIASVNLVSYAADTHQSDMDQHFVPLSFTAGDGTLSVQAPAGGAIAPPGDYMLFIVNKAGVPSVAATVHLSAAAPTVPGAPTGVTATAGPSSATVSWTAPASGAAAVTSYTVTPYANGSALTPTTVTGTPPATSATISGLTNGTSYTFTVSATDSAGTGVASAPSNAVVPTNVAAPVFVQQASTHVPSASSAAVTLGAPITVGDRLVVEVGVWNTSSATATAVTDTAGDTYTEISHFTASDHTEMSVWSAPITGGGGTKPTVTAKASSGGAAIGLAALEYSGLSAAAGLAAVDTQAHATGTTGAAATVSSGATAAASAAGELAVGFYADSGFGDVLSAGGGFTQRVDISNTGDMEALVEDQVPGAGATAAGTFGTGGSTVWLAETVVFKHS, encoded by the coding sequence GTGAAGGCATCACTAGCGCTGGCCGTGGTGACGGTCCTGGGCGCGGTCGGATCAGCGACCGCGCCCGCAGCGGCTTCAGGAGGCGCGCCGAGCTTCGTGCAGCAGGCCACGGCGCACGCGTCGAACGTCAGTACCCTGTCGGCGAAGCCGGCCGCCGCCGTCACGGCGGGGGACCGGATGATCGTCGAGGTGGGGGTGTGGAGCTCCGGGGCGGCGACCGCCGGCTCGGTGACGGACTCGGCCGGGAACGCCTACACCGAGCTGACCCATTTCACCGCCTCCGACGGCACCGAGCTGAGCGTGTGGACCGCGCCGGTCACCGCCGGCGGCGGCAGTGCGCTGACCGTGACGGCCAAGCCGACCTCGACCGCCGACGTCGGGGTCGCGGCGCTGGAGTACTCGGGCGTGTCCTCGGCCGGCGGCGCCTCGGTGGTGGACGTACAGGCCCACAACACCGGGAAGACCGGCGCGGCCGGGACGGTGGCGTCCGGCGCTACTGGGGCTACCACTGGCGCCGGTGAGCTCGCGCTCGGCTTCTACGCCGACTCCGGGTTCGGCGACACCATCACGCCGGGCTCGGGCTTCACTGGCCGGGCCAACGTCTCCAACGCCGGCAACATGGAGGTCGCGGTCGAGGACGCGGTGACCTCCGCGGCCGGCGCCACCCCGAACGCCGCGTTCGGTACCGGCGGAAGCACTGTCTGGCTTGCCGCGACCGTGGTGCTCAAGGCGGAGAACTCCGGCACCGCGACCGTGCCCGGTACTCCGACCGGTCTGGCGGCCGTGGCCGGAAGCGCTTCGGCGACGCTGACCTGGACCGCGCCGCCGGACGGCGGTTCGCCGCTGACCTCCTACACCGTCACGCCCTATGCCGACGGCGTCCCCGGTACCCCGACCGTGGTGACCGGTACGCCGCCGACGCCGTCGGTGACCGTGTCCGGGCTGAGTAATGCCGTGCCGTACACCTTCACCGTCAGTGCGGCCAACGCTGTGGGCGCCGGCCCGGTGTCGCAGCCGTCGAACTCGGTGGTGCCGGACCCGGTGCCGGCCGGGCAGTTCGGGCCGTTGCAGACCTCGCCGATCGTGGCCGTGCACTCGGTGGTGCTCGATGACGGCAAGGACCTGCAGTGGGACGGCTGGGAGACGCCGGAGCCCACCTACCTCCACGACCCCGCCGCTGGCACCTATACCGAGATCACCGCGCCCTCCAGCATCTTCTGTGCCGGCAATGCCAAGCTGCCCGACGGCCGGGTGCTGGTGGTCGGCGGCTACGGCGCCTCCTCGACCGGCAACCTCGGGATCGTCGACACCACCATCTTCAACCCCGCCACCCAGACCTGGTCCCGCGTCGCCGACATGCACCTGCCACGCTGGTATCCGGACCTGACCGAGCTGCCGGACGGCCGGTATGTCGCCATCAGCGGCAACTCCAGCGGCGCCAACGTCTGGGCCGACACCCCCGAGATCTACGACCCGGTCGCGAACACCTGGACCGAGCTGTCGGCGATCAACACCTCGCAGGTGCACGAGGAGGAGTACCCGTTCTCCTACCTGGCGCCCAACGGCAAGGTGTTCACGATCGGCCCGTCCGAGGACGTCTCCTACTGGCTGGACGCCAACGCCCAGACGTGGACGTCTGTCGGTGCCAGCGGCCTGAAGAACGGCTCGTCGGTGATGTACCGGCCGGGCCAGATCCTGTACAGCGGCGGCTCGCCGAGCGTCACCTCCACCACCACCGCGGTCGCCGGGGCCGCCACCATCGACCTGACCTCGGCGACGCCGACCTGGCAGCCGGTCGCGCCGATGAACTACCCGCGGGTCTACCACACGCTGACCATGCTGGCCGACGGCCGGGTGCTGGCCATCGGCGGGGAGCCGACCTCGAACCAGGACACGGTGACCTCCGGCGTGCTGCCGGCGGAGATCTGGGACCCGGCGACGAAGCAGTGGACGACGATCGGCTCGATCGCGGCGGCGCGCAACTACCACTCGACCGCGGTGCTGGAGCCGGACGGCACCGTGCTGATCGCCGGCGGCGGCCATGAGGAGAGCACCAGCGACCCGGGCCAGTACAACAGCCAGGTGTACTCGCCCTCGTACCTGTTCAACGGCCCGCGCCCGACGATCACCGCAGGTCCCGGCTCCGCGCAGTACGGTGCTGCGATGACGGTGACGACCCCGGACGCGGCCTCGATCGCCTCGGTGAACCTGGTCTCCTACGCCGCCGACACCCACCAGTCGGACATGGACCAGCACTTCGTGCCGCTGTCGTTCACCGCGGGCGACGGGACCCTGTCGGTGCAGGCGCCGGCCGGCGGCGCGATCGCGCCGCCCGGTGACTACATGCTGTTCATCGTGAACAAGGCCGGCGTGCCGTCGGTCGCGGCCACGGTGCACCTGAGCGCGGCGGCGCCGACCGTGCCGGGCGCGCCGACCGGGGTCACCGCCACGGCCGGGCCGTCGTCGGCGACGGTCTCCTGGACCGCCCCGGCTTCCGGCGCGGCTGCGGTCACTTCGTACACGGTGACGCCGTATGCCAACGGCAGCGCCCTGACGCCGACCACCGTCACCGGTACGCCGCCGGCGACGTCGGCGACCATCAGCGGCCTGACCAACGGGACCAGCTACACGTTCACGGTCAGCGCGACCGACTCGGCGGGCACCGGAGTGGCCTCGGCGCCGTCGAACGCGGTGGTGCCGACGAATGTGGCGGCGCCGGTGTTCGTGCAGCAGGCTTCGACGCATGTGCCGAGCGCCTCCTCGGCGGCGGTCACGCTCGGGGCGCCTATCACTGTCGGCGACCGGTTGGTTGTGGAGGTCGGCGTGTGGAACACCTCGTCGGCCACCGCCACGGCGGTTACCGATACCGCGGGTGATACCTATACCGAGATCAGCCACTTCACCGCCTCCGACCATACGGAGATGAGCGTGTGGAGCGCCCCGATCACCGGCGGCGGGGGCACGAAGCCGACGGTGACGGCAAAGGCGTCCTCGGGCGGCGCCGCGATCGGCCTGGCGGCTCTGGAGTACTCGGGCCTGTCGGCGGCGGCCGGGCTCGCAGCGGTCGACACCCAGGCACACGCCACCGGCACCACTGGCGCGGCAGCCACGGTCTCCTCCGGCGCGACGGCGGCTGCCTCGGCGGCCGGGGAGTTGGCAGTGGGCTTCTATGCCGACTCCGGGTTCGGTGATGTGCTCAGCGCCGGCGGCGGGTTCACGCAGCGGGTCGACATCTCGAACACCGGGGATATGGAGGCGCTGGTGGAGGACCAGGTTCCGGGCGCCGGGGCCACGGCGGCGGGCACGTTCGGGACTGGTGGGTCGACGGTGTGGTTGGCGGAGACCGTGGTGTTCAAGCACAGCTGA
- a CDS encoding cell wall-binding repeat-containing protein has translation MTGSTLVAWLAPVTAHAAGNTVLVEPGRSTCSDKPSSPGNAAVPFCTVAGAFASPLVTAGTTLNLIGQFQGGIDVTKSGVTLSGIAASITGGPYGVLIDHQHDVTLSNVKIAGTAGEAVIARASQNVTLTRPGLGDSQSGVAAPDPTIPALRLDGVTGATVTGGEIAGAKGPGISVTGSSDVVIADDLVAADDGGGITVADSGTVDVVSNTLDGNGGSSIAVTGTSSDVGVENDIASQATTLGSRVGIALDLSASGTVKVGYNILTTAAPGGPVVRWNGSPYADAAAFDTAGGGSHDLTADPGFWSPVPAPGAGRQRPEYDLVTGSPAIDSADSGARDEPSADISGDARVDDPEVADTGVGPVSYADRGAFEFSRPVTPWIQVSGSGGITPQDYRTETMNVSVGPSWSPVVSYDVFFGDGESTGPQTSPDAVHTYKADGTYTVKVEVTDAGGSTFSTTTQTWVQPETFTPDIYVAPGGPGTDIPQGSVFAESMDTGRTLVSATATFGDGSAPVTQKTAFGTFVHPYAASGTYNVTITVTDQYGWTGSASQNVTITVPPAPPTPPQPKPPVKPTVRRIGGTDRYDTGRLASQAQWRDGAAASVVLARGDASPDALAGVPLAAHFHGPLLLTDPSRLDTATRAEIDRVLGGPGTHKIVYVLGGASAVSPDIEKSLRSAGYTVVRYGGGDRFQTALQIAASFGPTPEAIVATGKDFPDALAAGPLGAVRDAPIVLSDGPTLDPATAAFLAGHKTVDAVGGAAVTAVGTLKTAAKTVNRLAGPDRFATAEDVAAAVVHTTGSAPTGVGVAYAYNFPDALTGGAFAANARQPLLLTGTESADPGLLVTLHGWSSTLHGVEVFGGANAIGQEVVNQIATVLGGQLG, from the coding sequence GTGACCGGCTCGACGCTGGTGGCCTGGCTCGCCCCGGTGACGGCGCATGCCGCCGGGAACACGGTGCTCGTCGAGCCCGGGCGTTCGACGTGCTCGGACAAGCCTTCGAGCCCTGGTAACGCGGCTGTGCCCTTTTGCACGGTGGCAGGGGCTTTCGCCTCGCCTCTGGTGACCGCCGGAACCACACTGAATCTCATCGGACAGTTCCAGGGCGGGATCGACGTCACGAAATCCGGCGTCACCCTGAGCGGCATCGCGGCGTCGATCACCGGCGGACCCTACGGGGTGCTGATCGATCATCAGCATGACGTGACGCTCAGCAATGTGAAGATCGCCGGCACCGCGGGCGAGGCCGTGATCGCCCGGGCGTCGCAGAACGTCACTTTGACGCGTCCCGGCTTGGGGGACTCCCAGTCCGGCGTGGCGGCGCCGGACCCGACGATCCCCGCGCTGCGGTTGGACGGAGTCACCGGCGCCACGGTGACCGGTGGTGAGATCGCGGGGGCGAAGGGCCCCGGAATCAGTGTGACCGGGTCCTCCGACGTCGTCATCGCCGACGATCTCGTCGCGGCCGACGACGGCGGCGGGATCACGGTCGCCGACTCCGGCACCGTCGACGTCGTGTCGAACACCCTCGACGGGAACGGCGGCAGCTCCATCGCGGTGACCGGCACGTCCTCGGACGTCGGCGTCGAGAACGACATCGCGAGCCAGGCGACGACGCTCGGCTCCCGGGTCGGCATCGCCCTGGACCTCTCCGCTTCCGGCACCGTGAAGGTCGGCTACAACATCCTCACCACGGCGGCCCCCGGCGGCCCGGTGGTGCGGTGGAACGGCAGTCCCTACGCTGATGCCGCCGCCTTCGACACCGCGGGCGGTGGCAGCCACGATCTGACCGCCGACCCCGGCTTCTGGTCGCCTGTGCCGGCCCCCGGTGCCGGCCGTCAACGGCCGGAATACGACCTGGTCACCGGCTCGCCGGCCATCGACTCCGCCGATTCCGGCGCGCGCGACGAGCCGTCGGCAGACATCAGCGGCGATGCACGAGTCGACGACCCCGAGGTCGCGGACACGGGTGTCGGGCCGGTCAGCTACGCGGATCGTGGCGCCTTCGAGTTCAGCCGCCCCGTCACGCCCTGGATCCAGGTGTCCGGATCCGGCGGGATCACGCCGCAGGACTACCGCACCGAGACGATGAACGTCAGCGTCGGGCCGTCCTGGTCACCTGTCGTCAGCTACGACGTCTTCTTCGGCGACGGCGAATCCACCGGTCCGCAGACCTCGCCGGATGCTGTCCACACCTACAAGGCGGACGGCACCTACACGGTCAAGGTCGAAGTCACCGACGCGGGCGGCTCCACCTTCTCGACGACGACCCAGACCTGGGTGCAGCCGGAGACCTTCACGCCGGACATCTACGTCGCTCCGGGCGGCCCCGGCACTGACATCCCCCAAGGGTCGGTCTTCGCGGAGTCCATGGACACCGGTCGAACGCTGGTATCGGCCACGGCCACCTTCGGGGACGGCTCCGCACCCGTGACGCAGAAGACCGCGTTCGGCACCTTCGTCCACCCCTACGCGGCATCGGGCACCTACAACGTCACGATCACCGTCACCGATCAGTACGGCTGGACCGGCAGCGCGTCCCAAAACGTCACCATCACGGTGCCTCCCGCGCCGCCGACGCCCCCTCAGCCGAAGCCGCCTGTGAAACCCACTGTCCGCCGCATCGGTGGCACCGATCGCTATGACACCGGACGCCTGGCGTCGCAGGCGCAGTGGCGGGACGGAGCGGCCGCGTCGGTCGTCCTCGCCCGCGGCGACGCCAGCCCCGACGCGCTGGCCGGAGTCCCCTTGGCAGCCCACTTCCACGGCCCGCTGCTGCTCACCGACCCGTCCAGGCTCGACACCGCCACACGCGCCGAGATCGATCGCGTCCTGGGAGGACCCGGTACCCACAAGATCGTCTATGTCCTCGGCGGCGCGAGCGCGGTCTCGCCCGACATCGAGAAGTCGCTGCGCAGCGCGGGGTACACCGTGGTCCGCTACGGCGGCGGCGACCGATTCCAGACCGCACTCCAGATCGCCGCGTCCTTCGGTCCGACCCCCGAGGCCATCGTCGCCACCGGCAAGGACTTCCCGGACGCTCTGGCGGCGGGACCGCTCGGCGCGGTGCGCGACGCCCCGATCGTGCTGTCCGACGGCCCCACACTGGACCCGGCCACGGCCGCCTTCCTGGCCGGACACAAGACCGTCGACGCGGTGGGCGGCGCGGCCGTGACCGCCGTGGGAACGCTGAAGACCGCCGCGAAGACGGTGAACCGCCTGGCCGGCCCCGACCGGTTCGCGACGGCCGAAGACGTCGCCGCCGCGGTCGTCCACACCACGGGTTCGGCCCCGACCGGCGTCGGCGTCGCCTACGCCTACAACTTCCCGGACGCGCTGACCGGAGGCGCGTTCGCCGCCAACGCCCGCCAGCCGCTGCTGCTCACCGGCACCGAGTCCGCGGACCCGGGTCTGCTCGTGACGCTGCACGGGTGGTCGTCGACGCTGCACGGCGTGGAGGTCTTCGGTGGGGCGAACGCCATCGGCCAGGAGGTCGTGAACCAGATCGCCACGGTGCTCGGCGGCCAACTCGGCTGA